The Gemmata palustris genome includes a region encoding these proteins:
- a CDS encoding CRTAC1 family protein → MTCLAVGLASLGCGSKDQAPEAPTPEAPDPDLTGPDFFDDMTASAGIDFAYRNGEEAPHLAILESLGGGVVVIDFDRDGLPDLFLPGGGHYGGADNKQILGHPCRLYHNEGNWKFKDATAPAGLDKLAGGAPWFYTHAATVGDYDRDGWPDLLVTGWGRIALFHNESDGKGGRRFTDVSAAAGLDKDITWATSAAWADFDGDGWPDLFVCQYVDWSFANHPACNYDGKTSDVCPPKRFKGLGSKVYRNTGAGKFPDVSEEAGILKGGEHASKALGVVAVDVNLDGKPDVYVANDTVANFLYVNKSAPGKIRFEEKGLAAGVALDGGGNPNGSMGVDAGDPEGMGKPALWVTNYENEFHALYRNHSAGDRVAFVFATQSSGVGVIGQKFVGWGTGFGDFDLDGWEDIFIANGHAVRFPTGTTRSQKPVLFLNKGAGKFKDITTRGGTYFKQPHLSRGAVLADLDNDGRLDLAVSHTNAPATILRNVLPGRHWVGVELVGAGNRDVVGARITVEAGGRTQTRFAKGGGSYASAPDRRHVVGLGTETKIAKLAVNWPDGSRQEWADVPTDRYHVVTQGKKELGIWQCR, encoded by the coding sequence ATGACGTGCCTCGCTGTCGGGCTGGCATCGCTGGGGTGCGGAAGCAAGGACCAGGCGCCCGAGGCACCAACGCCCGAGGCACCCGACCCAGACCTCACAGGCCCAGACTTCTTCGACGACATGACCGCATCGGCGGGCATCGACTTCGCCTACCGCAATGGCGAGGAAGCCCCGCACCTGGCGATCCTAGAATCGCTTGGCGGCGGCGTGGTCGTCATCGACTTCGACCGCGACGGACTGCCCGACCTGTTCCTTCCCGGTGGCGGGCACTACGGCGGAGCGGATAATAAGCAGATCCTCGGCCACCCCTGCCGGCTCTACCACAACGAGGGGAACTGGAAATTCAAGGACGCGACCGCGCCCGCGGGTCTAGACAAACTGGCCGGCGGCGCCCCGTGGTTCTACACACACGCCGCCACTGTCGGCGATTACGACCGCGACGGCTGGCCCGACTTGCTCGTCACCGGCTGGGGGCGGATCGCACTGTTCCACAACGAATCGGACGGGAAGGGCGGCCGCCGCTTCACCGACGTGAGCGCCGCCGCCGGGCTGGATAAAGACATCACCTGGGCGACGAGCGCCGCCTGGGCTGACTTCGACGGCGACGGCTGGCCCGACCTGTTCGTCTGCCAGTACGTCGATTGGTCGTTCGCCAACCACCCGGCGTGCAACTACGACGGCAAGACGTCCGACGTCTGCCCGCCGAAGAGGTTCAAGGGTCTGGGGAGCAAAGTGTACCGGAACACGGGCGCCGGCAAGTTCCCCGACGTCAGCGAGGAGGCCGGGATTCTCAAAGGGGGCGAGCACGCGAGCAAGGCGCTCGGCGTTGTGGCCGTTGACGTGAACCTGGACGGCAAGCCGGACGTGTACGTCGCCAACGACACGGTGGCGAACTTCCTCTACGTGAACAAGTCGGCCCCGGGGAAGATTCGGTTCGAGGAGAAGGGCCTGGCGGCCGGGGTCGCGCTGGACGGCGGCGGAAATCCGAACGGAAGCATGGGCGTGGACGCGGGCGACCCCGAGGGGATGGGCAAGCCGGCTCTGTGGGTGACCAATTACGAGAATGAGTTCCACGCTCTGTACCGGAACCACTCGGCCGGCGACAGGGTCGCGTTCGTCTTCGCCACCCAGTCGTCCGGCGTCGGCGTGATCGGCCAGAAATTCGTCGGCTGGGGGACGGGGTTCGGCGACTTCGACCTCGACGGCTGGGAGGACATCTTCATCGCCAACGGTCACGCGGTCCGCTTTCCGACCGGGACCACCCGCAGTCAGAAGCCGGTCCTCTTCCTGAACAAGGGCGCTGGGAAGTTCAAGGACATCACCACGCGTGGCGGCACGTACTTCAAGCAACCGCACCTCAGCCGCGGCGCGGTGCTCGCGGACCTAGACAACGACGGGCGGCTCGACTTGGCGGTGAGCCACACGAACGCGCCGGCGACGATCCTCCGTAACGTGCTACCCGGCCGGCACTGGGTCGGAGTGGAACTGGTCGGCGCCGGCAACCGGGACGTGGTCGGCGCGCGGATCACGGTTGAGGCCGGTGGCCGCACCCAGACCCGCTTCGCCAAGGGCGGCGGGAGCTACGCATCCGCGCCGGACCGCCGGCACGTCGTCGGCCTGGGCACCGAGACGAAGATTGCGAAACTCGCGGTCAACTGGCCGGACGGCTCGCGTCAAGAGTGGGCCGACGTGCCGACCGATCGATACCACGTCGTGACACAAGGAAAGAAGGAGTTGGGCATATGGCAATGCCGCTAG